The genomic interval TCACGATATTCGTGTCGAAGAAGGGAGCGGACACGGATCAGATATCTTCGTAGGGTCTGCGATCTTCGCGTATCGCCCGTTGATATTCGACGCCGTCCGGGATGTCGTCCCGATCGGCCCACAATCCGGCCCAACGCTCGATCCAGTCCTTGCTGTTGTCGTTCTGCGTCAGATACAGTTTCACCGCCTCGCGGATCGCCGCCGCGCGCGAACGCTTCGACTTCGCCGCCAGCGCGTCGAGCTTTTCGATGTCCTCGTCGGGAATGTCCGTCAGGATTCGCATTGATATACTGATATCATATCATGATATCATGTCAAGCGCGCCCGAAATTGCGATCGACGAAGATCATCGCGAACTGCCGCGGATCTGCGGCCTCGCCGTGACCCTCGGCATAGCGCGCCTTGCCGTCGGTCCATATCTTCCGGATCTGGGCGGGCAATTCGGGGCCGAATTTCATCTGCCGCGCGACAATCTGTTCCCAGTTTCCCTTGACGCCAAAGCTCTGCTCGAGCTGCGGCGCCATCGCCTGGCAATAGGCCTCCGTCTCGGGGTCGAGTTGGTCGATCGCCTTCAGCACCCACGCGTCGACGAAGCGCAGGAACGGCTTGTCGGTATAGCGGTCGCTCATTTCGTGTCCGCC from uncultured Sphingopyxis sp. carries:
- a CDS encoding ribbon-helix-helix domain-containing protein; amino-acid sequence: MRILTDIPDEDIEKLDALAAKSKRSRAAAIREAVKLYLTQNDNSKDWIERWAGLWADRDDIPDGVEYQRAIREDRRPYEDI